CTCAAGGAAGAACTCAAGAAAGGATTGAATTAGAAGAAGAAAATATTTATTACAAAAATAAAATAGAAGCCATTGCGCCATTTTTGAATGCTCATGTTCTAAGTTCAAAGTTCTTCGACTTTTTATCAGCTAAAACTCATCCTCGCATTTTTTTCTCTAAGATTAATTTGACTGCAAAAGAGGTAAGAATAGCATTATCTGGGAGCACTGATAGTTTTTCAACTTTAGACCAACAGCTTACAGCTTTAAATGAAGAATTGCTGGTTGAAGATGTAGTTTTAACTAATACTTCAATAAATAAAGCAGGAGGCATTGATTTCGATTTGGAAATATCTTTAAATAAAAAAATGTTTATATACTAAAATGAGAAAATATTTTTCCTTTTTAATGATTTTTTTTGCAGTGATAATAATATCGCTATTGTTTCTTGTTTTTCAAAATTACCAATCTTTTAGTGTATATCAAAAAGAAATTACAATAAAAGAACAAGACTTAAGATCGCAGGAAGAATATTTTCAAAAACTTCAAGAAATTGCTGAAAAGCTGGAAAAAAACAAGGATTTGCTGGCAAAAATAGAAACTGGACTGCCCTTAAGTCCTGAGGTGCCGGAACTTTTAGCTTTTGTCCAAAAATCAGCTTCCCAGTCAGGTCTTGCCCTGGGTAGCATAAGTTTAGGCTCTTCAGTTGTGGATGAGAAAATTAAAAAAACAAAAGTAAATTTCATTGTGACAGGAGATTATGATGGTTTTAAGAAATTCCTTTCTTTTATTGAAAACTCATCAAGACTTATTGATATTGATACGATTCATTTTTCTTATCCTGAAAAAATTGATGAATTTAGATTTAATATTAAAATCACAGCTTATTCGTATTGATTATGGCAATAAAATTTGAACAACAGGTAAAAAAGCAAAGAAATTTAATAATTCTTTTTATTGTCTTGATTTTGATCGCTGGTTTTGTTCTTTGGTCGGGATTTAAAGTTGATCAAGAACCTGTAGAGATTTTAATTTCAAAAAGATTAAAAAGTATTGAAATTAATTTCAATATTTTTAATAATCCATTGCTGGAACAATTTCAATTAATTGACAAAACCCCAAGTTTTGAAGGTGAATTTGGAAGAGAAAATCCATTTATTCCTTTTTAATTATGTCTCTTTTAAAAGAATTAGTAAAAAAAGGAGTTTTAGACAAGCAAAAAGCAGAAGCTCTAGAAAAAGAAATTAAAACTTCTTTAAAAAAAGAAGAGCTTGTTCTTTTAGAGAAACAGATAGTTTCTGAAGATTTTCTATTTCAATTAAAATCAGAATATCTGGAAGTCCCTCTAAAAACTATTGATCCTAAATCAGTTCCTTTAGAGGTTTTAGAGCTTATTCCCCAGGAAACTGCAAACAATTACAAAATGGTTTCTTTGAGCAGAAAAAACAATGTTTTGGATATTGGTATGGTTTATCCTGAAGATTTAGATGCTCAAGAAGCTCTGAAATTTTTAGCAAGAAGAGGAAAATTTGATTACAAGGTTTTTTTAATCAATTTTTCTACTTTTGCCGAACTTTTAAAACAGCATCAAAGTTTAAGAAAAGAGGTTGGTAAAGCTTTAGAAGAGTTAGAAGAAGAGATGAAAACAAAAAAAGCTGTTGGCAAGTCTGAAATAGAAAGACTGGTTGAAGAAGCTCCAATTGCAAAAGTAGTGGCTGTTATTTTAAGGTATGCGGTTGAAGGAAAAGCATCTGATATTCACATTGAACCAACGAAAGACAAGCTTAGAATTCGTTTTCGATTACTTGGTTTACTTCATTCTTCTATTTTTTTACCTAAAAGGGTTCATCAAGCAGTAGTAGCAAGAATTAAGGTTTTATCTAATTTAAAAATTGATGAATCAAGGATGCCTCAAGATGGAAGCTTTTCAGCAAGAGTAGAGGGTCAGAGTATTGATTTTAGGGTTGCAACTTTTCCAACAACCTTAGGTGAAAAAGTGGCAATAAGGGTGTTGAATCCTTTAATTGGTTTGAAAAAATTTGAACAATTAGGATTATCTGAAAGAGATAGAAAAACAGTAGAAAAAATGGTACAAAGGCCTTATGGGCTGATTTTAGCAACCGGGCCCACTGGTTCTGGCAAGACAACTACCTTATATACAATTTTACAGCTTTTAAATAAGGAAGGAGTAAATATAGTTACATTAGAAGATCCTGTTGAGTATTTTATAGAAGGTGTTAATCAGTCTCAGATCAGACCAGACATTGGTTATAATTTTGCAAAAGGTTTGCGCCACATGCTAAGGCAGGATCCTGATATAATTATGGTTGGAGAAGTAAGAGATTCAGAAACTGCTTCTTTAGCTACCCATGCCGCTTTAACTGGCCATATTGTACTATCAACGCTTCATACTTCTACTGCTTTAGGCGTGATTCCAAGGCTTATTGATTTAGGGGTTCAGCCATTTTTAATTCCTTCAACATTAAGCTTGATTATAGCTCAAAGATTAGTAAGGAAATTGTGCGATGATTGTAAAAAGAAGATAAAGCCTAAAAAACAGATTGAACTTTTGATTTTAAAAGAAATTGAACTTTTTCCAAAAGAAATTAAAAAAGATATTAATACAAGAGACATATTTGTCTGGGAGTCAAAAGCATGTAAGAATTGTAATGATCAGGGATTTTCTGGAAGGATTGGTCTTTTTGAAGTTTTAAAAATGACTGATGAGCTTGGCGAGCTGGTTTTAAAAGGATTTTTTGAGAAACAATTAAAAGAGGAGGCAGAAAAGCAAATAATGACAACTATCAGGCAAGACGGCATATTAAAAGTATTACAAGGCATTACTACTATTGAAGAAGTTTTAAGAGTAACCCAAGAAGAGTAAGGGCTTGGTTTTTCAAAAATAATTGTAGAGCCAAGTAGAGAGAATAATTCTTGCTTTTTTTTAGAAAAATATGAAAAATATTTTAATTTCGAACAAAACGAAAAATCAAGGTTCTTCTGCGAAGCAGAAGGTTCTTATTATAGAAGATGATCCGTTTCTTGTTGATATTTATACAACCAAATTAAAAGACCTTGGTTTTTCAATTGATGTTGCTAATGACGGAAAAGATGGTTTGAGAAAATTAAAAGAAGGAAATTTTGACTTATTAATGCTTGATATAGTTTTGCCTCATATTGATGGATGGCAAGTTTTAAAGCAGATTAATGAGAGTGAAGAGTTTAAAAACTTGAAAGTTATTGTTCTTTCTAATCTTGGGCAAAAAGAAGAAGTTGAAAAGGGTTTAAAATTAGGTGCTATTAAATATCTTATTAAAGCGCACTACACCCCCCAAGAAGTCATAGAGGAAATTAAAAAGGTATTGAAATAATATTTTAGTTATAGTTAATTAAAAAATAATTATGGCAAATTATAAAAATAGGATTAGCAAACTTTTTGATTTAACAATTAAGGAGCAGGCTTCAGACCTGCACTTATCTGTTGAGCATCCTCCTGTTTTAAGAATTTCAGGAAGTCTTGTTCCTTTGCTTAAAGAGGCAAAACTTATGTCTGCTGATACCGAAGGTTTTGCTTTTTCTTTAATGAGTGAGTTTCAAAAAGAAAAATTCTTAAAAGAAAAAGAAATTGACTTTTCATATAATTTCGAAGATAGGGCTCGTTTTAGAGCGAATGTTTTTTTTCAAAAGGGAAATATCTCTTGTGCCTTAAGGCTAATTCCAGCCAAAATAAGGACAGTTGAAGAATTAAATCTTCCTCCTGTTTTGCACGAATTTACAAAAGCAACCCAAGGATTTGTTGTAATATGTGGACCGTCTTCACAGGGCAAATCAACAACCTTAGCAGCTTTAGTTGATGAGATTAATCATATTAGGGCTGACCACGTTGTAACTATTGAAGATCCTATTGAATATATTTTTACTGCTGACAAGGCTATTATTGACCAAAGAGAAGTTGGCCAGGATACAATGAGTTTTGCCAGAGCGCTTCGTTCTACTTTCCGTCAGGATCCTAATGTAATTATGGTGGGAGAAATGAGAGATTCAGAAACAATAGCCACAGCTATTACTGCTGCTGAAACAGGGCATTTGGTTTTTGCAACTCTTCACACAAATTCTGCTTCTCAAACAATCCATAGAATTGTTGATTCTTTTCCTCCCCAACAGCAAAATCAGGTTAGGGCTCAATTATCAGGTTCTTTATTAGGAGTAGTTTCCCAAAGATTAATTCCCAGGATTAAAGGAGGATTAATACCGGCCTGTGAAGTAATGCTTGCAACTCCTGCCATTGCTAATTTAATAAGAGAGAATAAGATTCATGAAATTCCAATGGTTGTTGAGACAGGCCTTGAAAGAGGAATGATAGCTTTAAACCGTTCTTTAGCTGATTTGGTAAAAAGAAAAGAGGTATCACTGGAAAATGCGCTTAATTATTCTCTTTCGCCAAGCGAGTTGAGAATGCTTACTAGATAGCAATCTTAAATATTATTTCTAATATTTATTAGTGAATGAAATTTAATTATCAAGCTAGAACAAAAGAAGGAGAGGTTAGGATTGGAATAATAGAAGCTGCTTCTAAGGAATCTGCGATGACTTTACTACAAAAATATGATTTTTTTGTTACTTATCTTAAAGAAGCTGATGTTCCTTTTTATGCAAAAAGAATTGAGGCTTTTGGGAAAGTTTCTTCAAGAGATATTGTTTTGTTCTCCAGACAACTGTCAATGATGTTTGGTTCAGAAGTTCCTTTAGCAGAATCTTTAAGGGTTTTGTCTGGCCAGACAAGGAATTTAAAATTAAGAGAAAGGATTTTTACTTTGTCAAAAGAAATAGAAGGAGGCAGTCCATTTTCTAAAGCCTTGGCGCGTTATCCTGAAACTTTTTCTAATTTCTATGTTGCAATGGTTAAAGCGGGAGAGGTTTCTGGTAATCTTTCAGAATCCTTAACTTATTTAGCCGATCATTTAGAAAGAGAATATGAACTTGGCTCAAAAACCAAGGGAGCGTTAATTTATCCTTCTATGGTTTTATTGCTTGTTTTCGCCATTTTATTTTTAATGGTTTATTCTATTATTCCCCAGCTTAAAACTGTTATAGAACAAAGCGCTGCTGAAATTCCGAAAGTTACTCAATCGGTGCTTGCAACTTCTGAATTTGTAAGGAAAAATGGACTTGTCATATTGTCAGTTATTTTCCTTTCCTTTTTCGCAATTATTAGATATTACAAAACAAAAAAAGGAAAAAGTTTTTTTGACAGATTTTCTCTTCAAATTCCTGTTCTCGGACCACTAATAAAAACACTCTATCTTACCAGGTTTGCTGAAAGTCTTGCTACTTTAATTTCTGGCGGGCTGTTGATTACTAGGTCATTGGAACTTTCTGCTGATATTGTTGGAAATGAAGTTTATAAGCAAGCAATATTTAATGTAAGAGATGAGGTAAGAAAGGGAACTCCAATCTCCTCTGTTTTAGCGCTTTCTCCTGAGATTTTCCCTCCGGTTTTTGTTCAAATGACTTTGGTGGGTGAAAAAACAGGGAGTTTAGATAACAGTTTAATGAGTATTGCAAAGTTCTATCAAAAAGAAGTTGAAAGAGGTATTACTAATGCCTTAGCATTTTTAGAGCCAGCATTGATTATGGTATTAGGTCTTGTTGTTGGCGGTATGATGCTTGCAGTTTTAATGCCTCTTTATCAAGTAATTACTTTTTAAGTTCTGTGAATTACTTTTTCTAAAAAAGGTGTTAAAATGTATTATTAGAAAAAATAATTTTTAAAATATTGTGGAGAAGAGAAAAGGATTCACTTTAATAGAACTTTTAGTTGTAATTGCAATGATCGCTGTTTTAGCAAGCACTGTTTTTGTTGTTTTGGGTCCTGCTAGGAAAAAATCAAGAGATGCTAAGAGAAGAGCAGATTTTAAACAGATTAGCACTGCTATGGAAGTATGCTATAATGAAACTAGTTGTGGTGCTGGAGATAATCAGTATCCTGTTCCTGGCGCAGGAGCAAATACTTTAAGCGCAATTGGCAATATTATAATTGCAGTTCCCCGTGATCCAGTGGACACATCTCCATACCAATATACCTGGACTGCTGGAGAAACTTATTATTATTGTCTTTATACAAAAGCAGAATCATTAACTGATACTTGGTTTTGCTCCTCAGATAAAGGAGTTTTTTCAAAAGAATCAGCAGGTTATACGCCTTCAAATACTGATTGCTGTGGCATTGATATTACTCAATAAAATGATTTTTAAAAAAAATTAGAAAAAGGTCGATTCCTTTAATAAATAGTTGTCAAAAATATGTTGAAAAATAAAAAAGGATTTACATTAGTTGAATTATTGGTAGTGATTGCAATTATTGGGACTTTATCAGGCATTGTTTTAGTTTCTTTAGGTGGAGCAAGAGAAAAAGCAAGGGATGCAGTAAGACAGTCTGATATGCGTCAGATCGTTACTGCTCAAGAAATATATTATTCAGACAATGATGCCTATTTTACAGATGTCG
The sequence above is a segment of the Patescibacteria group bacterium genome. Coding sequences within it:
- the pilO gene encoding type 4a pilus biogenesis protein PilO, whose translation is MRKYFSFLMIFFAVIIISLLFLVFQNYQSFSVYQKEITIKEQDLRSQEEYFQKLQEIAEKLEKNKDLLAKIETGLPLSPEVPELLAFVQKSASQSGLALGSISLGSSVVDEKIKKTKVNFIVTGDYDGFKKFLSFIENSSRLIDIDTIHFSYPEKIDEFRFNIKITAYSY
- a CDS encoding GspE/PulE family protein — protein: MSLLKELVKKGVLDKQKAEALEKEIKTSLKKEELVLLEKQIVSEDFLFQLKSEYLEVPLKTIDPKSVPLEVLELIPQETANNYKMVSLSRKNNVLDIGMVYPEDLDAQEALKFLARRGKFDYKVFLINFSTFAELLKQHQSLRKEVGKALEELEEEMKTKKAVGKSEIERLVEEAPIAKVVAVILRYAVEGKASDIHIEPTKDKLRIRFRLLGLLHSSIFLPKRVHQAVVARIKVLSNLKIDESRMPQDGSFSARVEGQSIDFRVATFPTTLGEKVAIRVLNPLIGLKKFEQLGLSERDRKTVEKMVQRPYGLILATGPTGSGKTTTLYTILQLLNKEGVNIVTLEDPVEYFIEGVNQSQIRPDIGYNFAKGLRHMLRQDPDIIMVGEVRDSETASLATHAALTGHIVLSTLHTSTALGVIPRLIDLGVQPFLIPSTLSLIIAQRLVRKLCDDCKKKIKPKKQIELLILKEIELFPKEIKKDINTRDIFVWESKACKNCNDQGFSGRIGLFEVLKMTDELGELVLKGFFEKQLKEEAEKQIMTTIRQDGILKVLQGITTIEEVLRVTQEE
- a CDS encoding response regulator, producing MKNILISNKTKNQGSSAKQKVLIIEDDPFLVDIYTTKLKDLGFSIDVANDGKDGLRKLKEGNFDLLMLDIVLPHIDGWQVLKQINESEEFKNLKVIVLSNLGQKEEVEKGLKLGAIKYLIKAHYTPQEVIEEIKKVLK
- a CDS encoding type IV pilus twitching motility protein PilT; translated protein: MANYKNRISKLFDLTIKEQASDLHLSVEHPPVLRISGSLVPLLKEAKLMSADTEGFAFSLMSEFQKEKFLKEKEIDFSYNFEDRARFRANVFFQKGNISCALRLIPAKIRTVEELNLPPVLHEFTKATQGFVVICGPSSQGKSTTLAALVDEINHIRADHVVTIEDPIEYIFTADKAIIDQREVGQDTMSFARALRSTFRQDPNVIMVGEMRDSETIATAITAAETGHLVFATLHTNSASQTIHRIVDSFPPQQQNQVRAQLSGSLLGVVSQRLIPRIKGGLIPACEVMLATPAIANLIRENKIHEIPMVVETGLERGMIALNRSLADLVKRKEVSLENALNYSLSPSELRMLTR
- a CDS encoding type II secretion system F family protein; this encodes MKFNYQARTKEGEVRIGIIEAASKESAMTLLQKYDFFVTYLKEADVPFYAKRIEAFGKVSSRDIVLFSRQLSMMFGSEVPLAESLRVLSGQTRNLKLRERIFTLSKEIEGGSPFSKALARYPETFSNFYVAMVKAGEVSGNLSESLTYLADHLEREYELGSKTKGALIYPSMVLLLVFAILFLMVYSIIPQLKTVIEQSAAEIPKVTQSVLATSEFVRKNGLVILSVIFLSFFAIIRYYKTKKGKSFFDRFSLQIPVLGPLIKTLYLTRFAESLATLISGGLLITRSLELSADIVGNEVYKQAIFNVRDEVRKGTPISSVLALSPEIFPPVFVQMTLVGEKTGSLDNSLMSIAKFYQKEVERGITNALAFLEPALIMVLGLVVGGMMLAVLMPLYQVITF
- a CDS encoding type II secretion system GspH family protein, whose protein sequence is MEKRKGFTLIELLVVIAMIAVLASTVFVVLGPARKKSRDAKRRADFKQISTAMEVCYNETSCGAGDNQYPVPGAGANTLSAIGNIIIAVPRDPVDTSPYQYTWTAGETYYYCLYTKAESLTDTWFCSSDKGVFSKESAGYTPSNTDCCGIDITQ